Proteins encoded in a region of the Globicephala melas chromosome 1, mGloMel1.2, whole genome shotgun sequence genome:
- the ZNF644 gene encoding zinc finger protein 644 isoform X5: MLIRQNQALDCKQKKSRSRSGSKKKMLTLPHGADEVYILRCRFCGLVFRGPLSVQEDWIKHLQRHIVNANLPRTGAGMVEVTSLLKKPASITETSFSLLMAEAAS; encoded by the exons cTTTAGATTGTAAGCAAAAGAAATCAAGGTCAAGATCTGGAAGCAAGAAGAAAATGCTAACATTACCTCATGGTGCTGACGAGGTTTACATTCTCCGATGCAG GTTTTGTGGCCTAGTCTTTCGTGGACCATTGTCTGTTCAGGAAGACTGGATTAAGCACTTACAACGACACATTGTAAACGCTAATCTTCCACGGACTGGAGCTGGCATGGTGGAAGTCACGTCACTACTCAAAAAGCCTGCCTCCATTACAGAAACTTCATTTTCTCTACTAATGGCAGAAGCAGCTTCATAG